In Paenibacillus sp. FSL M7-0420, a single genomic region encodes these proteins:
- a CDS encoding cation:proton antiporter, whose product MEFILYLLLILLFTKLAGDLSVRLGQPAVLGKLLVGILLGPAVLGWVQPGGFIHYMSEIGVLLLMFIAGLETDLKQLRENWKSALAVAVGGILLPFIGGYGIGAWFGFADHNALFLGVILSATSVSISVQVLKEMDRLNSPEGSTILGAAVIDDILVVILLAVLMSFFGTGSDISIPLLIGKKLLFFAVAILAGWLAVPRLLRWLAPLRVTEAVMTAALVILFAYAYFAERMGMAGIIGAFAAGIAIAQTSFKQVVESKVEPIAYTLFVPVFFVSIGLSVSFEGLGSHILFVVVLSLFAILAKWLGGGIGARLTGFNTRSSFIIGAGMISRGEVALIIAATGLSSGLLQPEYFTGVIIAVIVTTLVTPPLLKGMFR is encoded by the coding sequence GTGGAATTCATATTGTATTTACTGCTGATTCTATTATTCACCAAGCTGGCCGGGGACTTGTCTGTGCGGCTCGGGCAGCCTGCGGTGCTGGGGAAGCTGCTGGTCGGCATCCTTCTCGGACCTGCCGTGCTCGGCTGGGTGCAGCCGGGCGGATTCATTCATTACATGTCCGAGATTGGCGTGCTGCTGCTGATGTTCATCGCGGGACTGGAGACAGACCTGAAGCAGCTGCGTGAGAACTGGAAGTCGGCTCTGGCGGTCGCGGTGGGCGGAATTCTGCTGCCTTTTATCGGCGGGTATGGCATCGGGGCGTGGTTCGGCTTCGCGGATCATAATGCGCTGTTTCTAGGGGTGATTCTAAGTGCGACCTCAGTCAGTATTTCCGTTCAGGTGCTGAAGGAGATGGACCGGCTGAATTCGCCGGAAGGCTCGACCATTCTGGGAGCGGCGGTGATCGATGACATTCTTGTTGTGATTCTGCTGGCGGTGCTGATGAGCTTTTTCGGCACAGGCAGTGACATCTCCATTCCCCTCTTGATCGGCAAAAAACTGCTGTTCTTCGCCGTCGCCATTCTCGCCGGCTGGCTGGCCGTGCCGCGGCTGCTGCGCTGGCTCGCCCCTCTGCGGGTGACCGAGGCGGTCATGACCGCCGCACTGGTGATTCTCTTCGCCTATGCATACTTTGCCGAACGGATGGGGATGGCCGGCATCATCGGCGCTTTTGCCGCCGGAATTGCTATTGCCCAGACGTCCTTCAAGCAGGTGGTGGAGTCCAAAGTAGAGCCGATTGCCTATACGCTGTTTGTACCAGTCTTTTTTGTGAGCATCGGGCTTAGTGTCAGCTTCGAGGGGCTGGGCAGCCACATTCTATTTGTGGTGGTGTTATCCTTGTTCGCAATATTGGCGAAATGGCTGGGCGGCGGAATCGGCGCACGGCTGACCGGGTTCAATACCCGGTCCTCGTTCATTATCGGCGCAGGCATGATCTCCAGAGGCGAAGTCGCTCTGATAATAGCCGCCACGGGCCTGTCGAGCGGGCTGCTGCAGCCGGAGTATTTCACTGGAGTGATTATTGCTGTAATTGTAACCACACTTGTCACGCCGCCGCTGCTCAAGGGCATGTTCCGGTGA
- a CDS encoding L-rhamnose mutarotase, with protein sequence MGSNKLAWTWKVKEENLEEYVQMHLDPWPEILEEHSKAGIRNYSIFQNGNQFFYCFECDDTEAAFAYIAGSEACNRWNAITSKMVEGSFDFNDAVPMVPLREVFYLK encoded by the coding sequence ATGGGCAGCAACAAGCTGGCTTGGACCTGGAAGGTGAAAGAGGAAAACTTAGAGGAATACGTACAGATGCATCTGGACCCATGGCCGGAGATTCTGGAGGAGCACAGTAAAGCGGGCATCCGCAACTATTCGATTTTTCAGAATGGCAACCAGTTCTTCTATTGCTTCGAATGTGATGATACGGAAGCAGCATTCGCCTACATCGCCGGGAGCGAGGCCTGCAACCGCTGGAATGCGATCACCTCGAAGATGGTCGAGGGCTCCTTCGATTTCAACGATGCGGTTCCGATGGTGCCGCTGCGTGAGGTCTTTTATCTGAAGTAG
- a CDS encoding ABC transporter permease, producing MDKILIIAWNMIRRSIGTFRGLMVFILLPGVVVAAIISLTGGMAEGPATVLYVNSDTGAAGRHLITELELAGEYKFEPRSDEAALKEATIKQEGTVGVFIPAGYTAALMAGEPPQISIYELRASESSIMMKMKITATAAQIAEAAHTVAAASGRTGDMQAQLAAVLKQSEQHNVGSTRTDYDLYPRQTLGVVTGMTLMFLMALVTSSVSQITDDRRGRTMMRMFSAPVRSYEIALGNFLGSFLVGMIQILVVLVLGKWVLRYDYEMPLFLYFLVLAAFMLVSMGIASTVAGLIRNPRNAGMLNSLILTPTCMLGGCFWPVSIMPEYMQKLANFTPQKWAIQAVDIAATGGGWNELWMPFAILGLMAAVLLAIGSAILRPNEAGTST from the coding sequence GTGGATAAAATATTAATTATTGCCTGGAATATGATTAGACGAAGTATTGGCACCTTCAGAGGGCTTATGGTATTCATTCTGCTTCCCGGCGTAGTGGTGGCAGCGATTATCTCCCTTACCGGAGGGATGGCGGAGGGACCGGCAACCGTTCTATACGTCAACTCGGATACGGGGGCAGCCGGCAGACATTTGATTACGGAGCTGGAGCTGGCCGGAGAGTATAAGTTCGAGCCGCGCAGCGACGAGGCTGCCTTGAAGGAAGCCACAATTAAGCAGGAGGGAACGGTGGGGGTGTTCATTCCTGCCGGGTACACTGCCGCCTTAATGGCGGGGGAGCCGCCGCAGATCAGCATCTATGAGCTTCGGGCAAGTGAAAGCTCAATTATGATGAAGATGAAGATCACCGCCACTGCTGCACAAATTGCCGAAGCGGCACATACCGTTGCTGCCGCCAGTGGAAGAACAGGCGATATGCAGGCGCAGCTCGCAGCTGTGCTGAAGCAGTCGGAGCAGCACAACGTGGGCAGCACGCGTACCGATTATGATCTCTATCCGCGGCAGACCCTAGGCGTAGTTACAGGGATGACGCTTATGTTCCTGATGGCGCTGGTGACCAGCTCTGTCTCCCAGATCACGGATGACCGCAGAGGGCGGACCATGATGCGCATGTTCAGCGCTCCAGTCCGTTCCTATGAAATTGCGCTTGGCAACTTCCTGGGCAGCTTTCTTGTAGGAATGATTCAGATCCTTGTCGTGCTGGTGCTGGGCAAATGGGTGCTCCGCTACGATTATGAGATGCCGCTCTTTCTCTACTTCCTGGTTCTGGCGGCCTTCATGCTGGTCTCCATGGGGATTGCCAGCACCGTTGCCGGGCTGATCCGCAATCCGCGTAATGCGGGGATGCTGAATTCGCTGATTCTTACCCCGACCTGCATGCTGGGCGGCTGCTTCTGGCCCGTCTCCATCATGCCGGAATATATGCAGAAGCTGGCCAACTTTACACCGCAGAAATGGGCGATACAGGCGGTGGACATTGCCGCGACCGGTGGCGGCTGGAACGAGCTGTGGATGCCGTTTGCGATCCTGGGCCTGATGGCCGCCGTCCTGCTGGCGATTGGCTCTGCCATTCTCCGTCCGAACGAAGCGGGAACCAGTACCTGA
- a CDS encoding ABC transporter permease, with protein MNTWIIMKFELRRQLRSRTLLLNMFLLPLVLIFLLGASLSGVVGVQGADEIKPVRVAIVNNGGGGAEESAILTAFLETPEVKELIIPVTAESREAAESGLRTSKYAYGVIVPPGFDQEVQSGKKASLEFILGRSHDDNRVAGTAFDNLLMELNYKQAAAVTLGPQALTATKAPAGKPGVVLGDLNNGGKTYSAAQFYAASMLLMFLMYSGLTVTASLFNDKENHTLFRIHSMPVKDSHLFIGKMLGVGLVSILQCLTIILLSDWLFGVYWGNRPGLLLLFCLLMIAASMTLAVLICLFSRTSATATNIISVLTVVMTFVSGGMAPLPDSWVNSAGAFTLNHWVQQAVIRMMLHSGLEQLLPNLWVMCIISAALFAAVIVSYRKVGYRG; from the coding sequence GTGAATACCTGGATTATTATGAAATTTGAGCTGCGCAGACAGCTCCGTTCACGCACTTTGCTGCTGAATATGTTCCTGCTGCCGCTGGTGCTGATCTTCCTCTTGGGCGCTTCGCTCTCCGGGGTGGTCGGGGTACAGGGGGCAGATGAGATCAAGCCTGTACGTGTAGCTATTGTGAATAATGGAGGCGGAGGGGCAGAGGAATCTGCGATCCTTACGGCTTTTCTGGAGACGCCTGAGGTGAAGGAACTTATAATTCCTGTCACTGCAGAGAGCCGTGAAGCCGCAGAGAGCGGGCTGCGCACCAGTAAATATGCCTATGGGGTGATTGTTCCTCCGGGCTTCGACCAGGAGGTGCAGAGCGGTAAGAAGGCCAGCCTGGAATTCATTCTGGGCAGGAGCCATGACGATAACCGGGTCGCCGGAACCGCCTTCGACAATCTGCTGATGGAGCTGAATTATAAGCAGGCGGCAGCCGTAACCCTTGGACCACAGGCTCTTACAGCGACTAAGGCACCTGCCGGTAAGCCGGGGGTGGTACTGGGGGATCTGAACAATGGCGGGAAGACCTATTCGGCGGCCCAGTTCTATGCAGCGTCCATGCTGCTGATGTTCCTGATGTACAGCGGGTTGACCGTGACAGCCTCACTTTTTAACGATAAAGAGAACCATACGCTGTTCAGAATCCATTCCATGCCGGTAAAAGACAGTCATCTGTTCATAGGCAAAATGCTCGGCGTAGGCCTGGTCAGCATCCTGCAGTGCCTCACGATTATTCTGCTGTCTGACTGGCTGTTCGGCGTCTACTGGGGCAACCGCCCGGGACTGCTGCTGCTGTTCTGCCTGCTGATGATTGCCGCCTCAATGACACTGGCCGTACTGATCTGCCTCTTCAGCCGGACCTCAGCGACGGCTACGAATATCATTAGTGTCCTGACTGTAGTAATGACCTTCGTCAGCGGCGGGATGGCGCCGCTTCCTGATTCCTGGGTGAACAGCGCAGGGGCATTCACGCTTAACCATTGGGTACAGCAGGCGGTCATCCGGATGATGCTGCATTCCGGTCTGGAGCAGCTTTTGCCGAATCTGTGGGTGATGTGCATCATTAGCGCAGCATTGTTCGCGGCAGTGATTGTCTCATACCGGAAGGTGGGTTACCGTGGATAA
- a CDS encoding ABC transporter ATP-binding protein: MALAVLSDVVKRYDGKLIVDHVNFNIQEGEIFGLLGPNGAGKSTTISMICGLLQADSGDIIIDGLSVREQPLEVKKRIGLVPQELALYENMTATDNVSFFGRLYGLRGQLLKERTQEALEFTGLSDRARDKPSTFSGGMKRRLNIACAIMHRPRLIIMDEPTVGIDPQSRNHILESVKALNKMGSSVIYTSHYMEEVAAICDRVAIMDQGHIIACGTENELRERVAHEEKIVVKAAGITPALVNELGQHPRINRVEAVQDAVELYLPSSQSALQDILFIFSKHEGVIASLNIEEPDLETLFLSLTGRTLRD; encoded by the coding sequence ATGGCACTAGCAGTACTGAGCGATGTTGTGAAGAGATATGACGGGAAGCTGATTGTGGATCACGTGAATTTCAATATACAGGAGGGTGAAATCTTCGGCCTGCTGGGCCCGAACGGTGCCGGGAAAAGCACGACCATCAGCATGATCTGCGGGCTGCTTCAAGCCGACAGCGGCGATATTATCATTGACGGGCTGTCCGTACGGGAGCAGCCGCTTGAGGTGAAGAAGCGCATCGGGCTTGTGCCCCAGGAGCTGGCGTTATACGAGAATATGACGGCAACCGATAATGTAAGCTTTTTCGGCAGGCTCTATGGGCTGCGCGGACAGCTGCTGAAGGAGCGGACCCAAGAGGCGCTGGAGTTCACCGGCCTAAGCGACCGGGCGAGGGATAAACCATCCACCTTCTCGGGAGGGATGAAAAGACGGCTGAATATCGCCTGTGCCATCATGCACCGGCCGCGCCTGATTATTATGGATGAACCCACAGTCGGCATTGATCCGCAGTCGCGCAATCATATTCTGGAATCCGTGAAGGCTTTGAACAAGATGGGTTCGTCGGTGATCTACACCAGCCATTATATGGAGGAGGTCGCTGCGATCTGTGACCGGGTGGCCATTATGGACCAGGGGCATATTATTGCCTGCGGTACGGAGAACGAGCTGCGCGAACGGGTGGCCCACGAGGAGAAAATCGTTGTGAAGGCAGCGGGCATCACCCCTGCCTTAGTGAACGAGCTGGGGCAGCATCCCCGGATCAACCGGGTAGAAGCGGTGCAGGATGCGGTAGAGCTGTATCTTCCCTCCTCGCAAAGTGCGCTCCAGGATATTCTGTTTATTTTCTCCAAGCACGAAGGGGTCATTGCCTCTCTGAATATTGAAGAGCCGGATCTGGAGACCTTGTTCCTTAGCCTGACCGGCCGGACCTTGCGGGACTAG
- a CDS encoding sensor histidine kinase: MTRELILLRYGLLMIPAILSIQVYAFADYDWFTLHFMLLMLLVTLGARQSSSLSTLTGGMELIFTAWLCYEYGPLMVFPALSAVISYTRRQQRNTALAFFCIHLALLNAALLHAAPAVLVFTNLTFLLCAGLNLLLLRAGRGRADTLFLYDELRKKHFELEEARARLLQFTSHIEVAAQAEERVRIARQLHDDIGHRLIRVKMMTEAAIHTLPAAPETGLQMMNQIRDQLSGSMDDMRAALKRINPTPQLEGAYALDRLLEEVGRDTGIATSYTVQGIPYPLYPSLQVVLYTNAREAITNALRHGQASSVWVEVTYTEHEVRMETGNNGRLPEADPLSRLPGSSGMGMKGMSERCSMVGGTMELRLQPQFTVITRLPVYLQPEGVLR; the protein is encoded by the coding sequence TTGACCAGAGAACTGATTCTGCTGCGCTATGGCCTGCTTATGATCCCGGCGATCCTCTCGATTCAAGTCTATGCATTCGCCGACTATGACTGGTTCACTCTGCATTTCATGCTGCTGATGCTGCTGGTCACCCTGGGTGCAAGGCAATCCAGCTCTCTCTCCACACTGACCGGAGGCATGGAGCTGATCTTCACCGCCTGGCTTTGTTACGAATACGGGCCGCTGATGGTTTTTCCGGCCTTGTCTGCGGTGATCTCCTATACCCGGCGGCAGCAAAGGAATACGGCTCTTGCCTTCTTCTGTATTCACCTTGCCCTGCTGAATGCCGCCCTCCTTCATGCGGCTCCGGCAGTGCTTGTGTTCACGAACCTTACCTTCCTGCTGTGCGCCGGCTTGAATCTGCTGCTGCTCCGGGCAGGACGCGGGCGTGCCGATACCTTATTTCTCTATGACGAGCTGCGCAAAAAGCATTTTGAGCTGGAAGAGGCCCGCGCAAGGCTGCTTCAGTTCACCTCGCACATAGAGGTGGCTGCGCAGGCAGAGGAACGGGTGCGGATCGCCCGCCAGCTGCATGATGACATCGGCCACCGGCTGATCCGGGTCAAGATGATGACCGAAGCGGCCATCCACACCCTCCCTGCCGCACCGGAAACGGGATTGCAGATGATGAACCAGATCCGGGATCAGCTCTCGGGCAGTATGGACGATATGCGTGCGGCGCTGAAGCGGATTAACCCTACTCCGCAGCTTGAAGGAGCCTATGCGCTGGACCGGCTGCTGGAAGAAGTGGGCCGCGATACAGGCATTGCCACCTCCTATACGGTGCAAGGGATTCCATATCCGCTCTATCCGAGCCTTCAGGTTGTGCTGTACACCAATGCCCGGGAGGCCATCACCAATGCGCTGCGGCACGGGCAGGCCAGCTCCGTATGGGTGGAGGTCACCTATACGGAGCATGAGGTGCGGATGGAGACTGGCAATAATGGGAGGCTGCCCGAAGCTGACCCGCTGAGCCGTCTGCCGGGCAGCAGCGGGATGGGCATGAAGGGCATGAGCGAGCGCTGCTCCATGGTGGGCGGGACGATGGAGCTGCGGCTGCAGCCGCAGTTCACAGTCATCACCCGGCTGCCCGTGTACCTGCAGCCGGAGGGGGTGCTGCGCTGA
- a CDS encoding response regulator transcription factor: MISVLIVDDDSFIRESLKVLIGLDAGIEVAGTAGDGREALSLLGDLPGGADVVLMDIRMPGCDGVEGTRLIKKAYPAVAVLMLTTFDDDEYIIEALRAGASGYLLKNIPPDRIIQGIKTVYEGNMLIHPEIARKLTGFLQPSARQEIPEAQPLASYGLTKSEQAVVTSIAEGLTNKEIAAKLFLSEGTIKNYITDILSKLGVRDRTQIAILYLKSTQGNP, from the coding sequence ATGATTAGCGTATTGATTGTTGACGATGATTCTTTTATCCGCGAGAGCCTGAAGGTATTGATCGGGCTGGATGCCGGTATCGAAGTGGCCGGAACCGCAGGGGATGGCCGGGAGGCTCTCTCCTTGCTGGGGGATCTGCCCGGCGGAGCGGATGTTGTACTCATGGATATCCGGATGCCGGGATGTGACGGGGTGGAAGGCACACGGCTGATCAAAAAAGCCTATCCGGCCGTAGCCGTCCTGATGCTGACCACCTTCGATGATGACGAGTATATTATTGAGGCTCTGCGCGCCGGGGCGAGTGGATATCTGCTCAAGAACATCCCGCCGGACCGGATCATTCAAGGCATCAAAACCGTATATGAGGGCAATATGCTCATTCATCCCGAGATTGCCCGCAAGCTGACGGGCTTCCTCCAGCCATCCGCGCGTCAGGAAATTCCAGAGGCTCAGCCGCTTGCTTCCTATGGCCTGACCAAGTCCGAGCAGGCCGTCGTCACCTCCATTGCAGAGGGGCTCACCAACAAGGAAATCGCCGCCAAGCTGTTCCTGAGCGAAGGCACCATCAAAAACTATATCACCGACATCCTCAGCAAGCTCGGCGTACGTGACCGGACGCAGATTGCGATTCTGTATCTGAAGAGCACGCAGGGGAACCCTTGA
- a CDS encoding IS110 family transposase has translation MDAVRMCCAGLDVHQETVVACVLKGPIEQKPQCHLKTFGTTTRELLGLQDWLNEHGCREVVMESTGVFWKPVWNILEGSCDLVLANAQRVKNMPGRKSDMQDARWLAQLHRCGLIEGSMVPEQDIRDLRDLTRYRSKMVQAVTAEKNRIHKILQDANIKLTTFMSDLYGVSGRGLLQKIMDGEVVDEMAVKSLVKTRLKKKVPQLLDALNGKLRRHHREMIRDHWDHLVYLEKRITELEARIEAKAEPYLEVIEQIDSIPGIERTSAVTIFAEVGPHVAEMFPSDAQFASWAGVCPGNNESAGKRRKSKTMQGNKHLKGALCQAAWANSRSSNRIGQFFRRIRKRRGDKKANVATAHLLIRILHALMREKRSYQEIDVSLGDETSKKNRLDRYVQYIQQLGYSVQLNPTP, from the coding sequence ATGGATGCTGTACGTATGTGTTGCGCCGGTCTAGACGTGCACCAGGAAACCGTTGTGGCCTGCGTGTTGAAAGGACCGATCGAACAGAAACCACAATGTCACCTGAAAACCTTTGGGACGACAACCCGAGAATTGCTAGGCCTGCAAGATTGGCTGAATGAACACGGCTGTCGGGAAGTGGTGATGGAGAGTACCGGCGTGTTTTGGAAACCGGTATGGAATATCTTAGAGGGCAGTTGTGATCTGGTCTTGGCCAACGCCCAGCGGGTAAAGAATATGCCGGGTCGAAAAAGTGACATGCAAGATGCGCGCTGGTTAGCGCAATTGCACCGTTGCGGGCTCATTGAAGGCAGTATGGTGCCAGAACAGGACATCCGGGATTTGCGAGACTTGACCCGTTACCGGAGTAAGATGGTGCAGGCGGTGACGGCGGAGAAAAACCGTATTCACAAAATCCTGCAGGATGCTAACATCAAGCTGACCACCTTTATGTCCGATCTATATGGGGTTTCGGGCCGGGGCCTGCTCCAGAAGATCATGGACGGCGAGGTCGTAGACGAAATGGCCGTTAAAAGCCTGGTCAAAACCCGTTTAAAAAAGAAAGTTCCGCAGTTGCTAGACGCGCTCAATGGCAAGTTGCGCCGTCATCATCGGGAGATGATTCGAGACCATTGGGACCACTTGGTCTATTTGGAGAAAAGGATCACGGAGCTGGAAGCGCGAATCGAGGCGAAGGCAGAACCGTACCTGGAGGTGATTGAACAAATTGACTCCATTCCAGGAATTGAGCGGACGTCTGCCGTGACCATCTTTGCCGAAGTGGGGCCGCATGTCGCGGAAATGTTCCCGAGTGATGCGCAGTTTGCTTCATGGGCGGGGGTGTGTCCAGGGAACAACGAAAGCGCGGGAAAGCGAAGAAAGTCAAAAACGATGCAAGGGAACAAGCATCTGAAAGGGGCCTTGTGTCAGGCGGCTTGGGCGAACTCTCGGTCCTCGAACCGGATCGGCCAATTCTTTCGACGAATACGTAAGAGACGAGGCGATAAAAAAGCAAACGTCGCCACCGCGCATTTGCTGATTCGAATCCTCCATGCCCTGATGCGGGAGAAGAGGTCCTACCAAGAAATAGACGTCTCACTAGGCGATGAGACGTCCAAGAAAAACCGGTTGGATCGGTACGTGCAATATATCCAGCAGTTAGGATATAGCGTGCAACTAAATCCTACCCCATAG
- a CDS encoding PDZ domain-containing protein has translation MNVLPELLTSWGTAVLHLLIQPYYYIAILFIALYYRRQVALERKLIHVKLHSWGPETWRTVWTGGLMGLFVSLAAVALGVSVTYTAVACIWVVSLVLMLFRVRYLCFAYAIGALGIVQFVLSFFPGTLQNGAAGTVAGAVREMDIPALLALAALLHVAEALLARWQGPRLATPLFLAGKRGKVVGGYQLQAFWPLPLFVLIPAGTGIGELPWHPLLGGGLGLVSLPVIIGFSEMTQGMLPGRKAARTFGRLLVYSAVLLGLSLLADLWSPLTVVAALAAILLHEGLSWYSALEERSLSPVFVHPPAGRKVLAVLQGSPAQELGILPGEILLKVNGVLLTSAAQLHEALRMNPAFCKLEVQNREGESKYLQRAIYAGDHHQLGIILVPDPDGGITAETKPSSIFSIIGMRTGIRQRGVQGDRLGRAKKTPPAEAKQTSPAEAKQESAGV, from the coding sequence TTGAATGTACTCCCGGAGCTGCTGACCAGCTGGGGCACGGCAGTGCTTCATCTGCTGATTCAGCCCTATTACTATATCGCTATTCTATTTATTGCCCTATATTACCGCAGACAGGTAGCCCTGGAGCGGAAGCTTATTCATGTGAAGCTGCATAGCTGGGGACCGGAAACCTGGCGGACCGTGTGGACCGGCGGACTTATGGGGCTGTTTGTCTCCCTTGCCGCGGTTGCACTTGGAGTCTCAGTGACCTATACGGCTGTTGCCTGTATCTGGGTGGTCAGCCTTGTCTTAATGCTGTTTCGGGTGCGTTATTTATGCTTTGCGTATGCCATAGGCGCGCTGGGGATCGTGCAGTTTGTACTGTCGTTCTTCCCGGGGACGCTGCAGAACGGAGCCGCCGGAACGGTTGCCGGCGCCGTGCGGGAGATGGACATCCCGGCGCTGCTGGCGCTGGCCGCGCTGCTCCACGTGGCCGAGGCGCTGCTGGCGCGCTGGCAGGGGCCCCGGCTGGCGACGCCGCTGTTCCTTGCCGGCAAGCGCGGCAAGGTGGTGGGCGGCTACCAGCTGCAGGCCTTCTGGCCGCTGCCGCTGTTCGTGCTGATTCCCGCAGGCACGGGAATCGGTGAACTGCCGTGGCATCCGCTGCTGGGCGGGGGCCTCGGCCTGGTCTCGCTGCCGGTCATCATCGGCTTCAGCGAGATGACCCAGGGCATGCTGCCCGGACGCAAGGCGGCCCGGACGTTCGGACGGCTGCTGGTCTACAGCGCCGTCCTGCTCGGCCTCAGCCTGCTTGCGGACCTATGGAGCCCGCTGACGGTTGTCGCGGCGCTCGCGGCTATTCTGCTGCACGAAGGGTTAAGCTGGTACAGCGCTCTGGAGGAGCGCAGCCTTAGCCCCGTCTTCGTGCATCCCCCGGCCGGCCGCAAGGTGCTGGCCGTGCTGCAGGGCAGCCCCGCGCAGGAGCTGGGCATCCTGCCCGGCGAGATCTTGCTGAAGGTCAACGGGGTCCTGTTGACCAGCGCGGCGCAGCTGCATGAGGCGCTGCGCATGAACCCCGCGTTCTGCAAGCTGGAGGTGCAGAACCGCGAAGGCGAGAGCAAGTATCTGCAGCGCGCGATCTATGCCGGGGACCATCATCAGCTCGGCATCATTCTGGTGCCGGACCCGGACGGGGGCATCACCGCAGAGACCAAGCCGTCCAGCATCTTCAGCATCATCGGGATGCGGACAGGCATCCGGCAGCGGGGAGTGCAGGGTGACCGGCTGGGCCGGGCGAAGAAGACGCCGCCGGCAGAGGCCAAGCAGACCTCGCCAGCAGAGGCTAAGCAGGAATCTGCCGGTGTCTGA
- a CDS encoding S41 family peptidase: MLKKSTAAFMIVAALLCGSLLTLGVTGYVQVFGQAAGEGLATVLQTAGLQEKESKKLGTALSLIESNYYEKVDREKLIDGAVNGMMEALGDPYSNYMGKETAQRFEESIEGSFSGIGAEVSSDNGKVVVVSPIKGSPAEKAGIQAKDVILSVNGESLEGLELNAAVAKIRGPKGSKATLKVQRTGTAEPLQFVITRDDVRLETVYAKMEKEHVGVIEVTQFSQNTSERFKEELTKLEKQGMKGLVIDVRNDPGGVLPVVIEMVEQFVPSGKAIVQVEDKNKRREISTSKGSSKKYPVVVLMNKGSASASEIMAGALQQSAGAKLIGENSFGKGTVQTSFEEQLGDGSLLKITIAKWLTPDGTWIHGKGIKPDIAVAQPDYFSVAPINKSVTLQYNMNNADVKSAQTMLDGLGYKPGRKDGYFDAGTKEAVKKFQSAAKLKSTGSIDAKTAEALELALIKVIQDPVNDNQRNKGIEEIQKEIKAAASNK; this comes from the coding sequence ATGTTAAAGAAAAGCACTGCGGCCTTTATGATCGTCGCGGCACTGCTGTGCGGCAGTCTGCTGACCCTGGGCGTGACCGGTTATGTACAGGTATTCGGACAAGCGGCAGGAGAAGGGCTGGCAACGGTTCTGCAGACTGCCGGACTACAGGAGAAGGAATCGAAGAAGCTGGGTACCGCTCTTAGCCTGATCGAGAGCAATTATTATGAGAAGGTCGACCGGGAGAAGCTGATTGATGGTGCGGTCAACGGAATGATGGAAGCACTGGGCGACCCGTATTCCAACTACATGGGCAAGGAGACGGCACAGCGGTTCGAGGAGAGCATTGAAGGCTCCTTCTCGGGGATTGGCGCTGAAGTCTCCTCCGACAACGGCAAAGTCGTTGTAGTCTCCCCTATCAAGGGCTCACCGGCAGAGAAGGCCGGCATTCAGGCCAAGGATGTGATCCTCTCCGTGAACGGTGAATCGCTGGAAGGGCTGGAGCTGAATGCGGCTGTAGCCAAAATCCGCGGTCCCAAGGGCAGCAAGGCGACCCTGAAGGTCCAGCGGACTGGAACAGCGGAGCCGCTGCAATTCGTCATCACCCGTGATGATGTCAGACTGGAGACGGTCTATGCGAAGATGGAGAAGGAGCATGTCGGTGTGATCGAGGTTACGCAGTTCTCACAGAACACCTCGGAGCGGTTCAAGGAAGAGCTGACGAAGCTGGAGAAGCAAGGCATGAAGGGACTCGTTATTGATGTCCGCAATGACCCGGGCGGTGTGCTGCCGGTCGTCATTGAGATGGTCGAGCAGTTCGTACCTTCCGGCAAAGCCATTGTGCAGGTGGAAGATAAGAACAAGCGGCGCGAGATCAGTACCTCGAAGGGATCAAGCAAGAAGTATCCGGTAGTCGTGCTGATGAACAAAGGCAGCGCGAGCGCTTCGGAGATCATGGCCGGAGCCCTGCAGCAATCTGCCGGAGCCAAGCTGATCGGGGAGAATTCGTTCGGCAAAGGAACCGTGCAGACCAGCTTCGAGGAGCAGCTCGGTGACGGAAGCCTGCTGAAGATTACGATTGCCAAGTGGCTGACGCCTGACGGCACCTGGATTCACGGCAAGGGTATTAAGCCGGATATCGCCGTAGCTCAGCCGGATTACTTCTCGGTAGCGCCGATTAACAAGAGCGTTACGCTGCAATATAATATGAACAATGCAGATGTCAAAAGTGCACAGACTATGCTGGATGGGCTAGGCTACAAGCCGGGCCGCAAGGACGGTTACTTCGATGCCGGGACCAAAGAAGCGGTCAAGAAATTCCAGAGCGCAGCCAAGCTGAAATCGACAGGCTCGATTGATGCCAAGACCGCGGAAGCGCTGGAGCTGGCGCTGATCAAGGTCATCCAGGATCCGGTGAATGACAATCAGCGGAATAAGGGGATCGAAGAAATTCAGAAGGAAATCAAGGCTGCGGCGTCGAACAAGTAA